Proteins encoded together in one Dehalococcoidia bacterium window:
- a CDS encoding enoyl-CoA hydratase/isomerase family protein, translated as MSDVIQLDITNTVATITLNRPDKLNAYNMAMRDGMWAALSAVRDAPDVRAVVLRGAGERVFCVGADLSEFG; from the coding sequence ATGTCTGACGTCATCCAACTGGACATAACAAACACCGTCGCCACAATTACTCTTAACCGTCCCGACAAGCTGAACGCCTACAATATGGCGATGCGGGACGGCATGTGGGCGGCTCTCTCCGCCGTGCGCGACGCCCCGGACGTGCGCGCGGTCGTCCTGCGCGGCGCGGGCGAGCGGGTCTTCTGCGTCGGCGCGGACCTCTCGGAGTTCGGG